In the genome of Meles meles chromosome 4, mMelMel3.1 paternal haplotype, whole genome shotgun sequence, one region contains:
- the ZBTB38 gene encoding zinc finger and BTB domain-containing protein 38: MTVMSLSRDLKDDLHSDTVLSILNEQRIRGILCDVTIIVEDTKFKAHSNVLAASSLYFKNIFWSHTICISSHVLELDDLKAEVFTEILNYIYSSTVVVKRQETVTDLAAAGKKLGISFLEDLTDRNFSNSPGPYVFCITEKGVVKEEKNDKRHEEPAITNGPRITNAFSIIETENSNNMFSPLDLRASFKKVSDSMRTTSLCLERTDVCHEAEPVRTLAEHSYAVSSMAEAYRNQPVREHDSSSPGKTGKENCEALAAKPKTCRKPKTISVPQDCDPAADNMPPPPVTSLEVRQERSPQLAAILPCSKSPSNEGDTRFSKEDENKSSEVPGPPAAEVPPLVYNCSCCSKSFDSSALLSAHMQLHKPTQEPLVCKDCNKQFSTLNRLDRHEQICMRSSHMPIPGGNQRFLENYPTIGQNGSSFTGPEPLLSENRIGEFSSTGGTLPETDHMVKFVNGQMLYSCVVCKRSYVTLSSLRRHANVHSWRRTYPCHYCNKVFALAEYRTRHEIWHTGERRYQCIFCLETFMTYYILKNHQKSFHAIDHRLSISKKTANGGLKPSVYPYKLYRLLPMKCKRAPYKSYRNSSYETARENSQINESASGPYVIQNPHGSELPTLNFQDRVNTLTNSPAIPLETSVCQEVPTSANIQNTEGTKWGEESLKVDLDSNFYSAEVSVSSAENAGSSHAPAGDVPVPSLSNSSENAASVISYGGSAPSVIVHSSQFSSVIMHSNAVAAMPSSNPRVPSEPPVSQPLKDDGKPEPDKVSRTVSRPKSIKEKKKTVPGNKAEVAEESKYGADPGGSVSKTANTKETSKIETYIAKPALPGTSTNSNVAPLCQITVKIGNEAIVKRHILGSKLFYKRGRRPKYQMEEEALPPESDPETNRDSPLGLCQSECMEMNEMFDDASDQDSTDKPWRPYYNYKPKKKSRQLRKMRKVNWKKEHENRSPSAKCRYPAELDCAVGKAPQEKAFEEEETKEMPKLQCELCDGDKASGAGNQGRPHRHLTARPYACEFCAKQFQSPSTLKMHMRCHTGEKPYQCKTCGRCFSVQGNLQKHERIHLGVKEFICQYCNKAFTLNETLKIHERIHTGEKRYHCQFCFQSFLYLSTKRNHEQRHIWEHDGKGYACFQCPKICKTAAALGMHQKKHLFKSPSQREKVEGDMCQENSDPLENPHVHDSEDSDQKDNVQTIVENVL; encoded by the coding sequence ATGACAGTCATGTCCCTTTCCAGGGACCTCAAGGACGACTTGCACAGTGACACAGTGCTCTCCATCTTAAATGAACAGCGCATTCGGGGCATTTTATGTGATGTCACTATTATTGTGGAAGACACCAAATTTAAAGCCCACAGCAATGTCCTAGCTGCTTCAAGCCTGTACTTCAAAAATATCTTTTGGAGCCATACGATCTGTATTTCCAGTCATGTCTTGGAGCTGGATGATCTCAAAGCTGAAGTGTTTACAGAAATCCTTAATTATATCTACAGCTCCACGGTTGTCGTCAAGAGACAGGAAACAGTCACTGATCTTGCAGCTGCAGGAAAAAAGCTGGGAATATCCTTCCTGGAAGATCTTACTGATCGCAACTTCTCAAATTCCCCTGGTCCCTATGTATTCTGCATTACTGAAAAGGGAgtggttaaagaagaaaaaaatgacaagaggCATGAAGAGCCTGCCATCACCAATGGGCCGAGGATCACTAATGCATTTTCCATCATCGAGACAGAAAATAGTAATAACATGTTTTCTCCACTGGACTTGCGGGCAAGTTTCAAAAAGGTCTCTGACTCCATGAGAACCACGAGCCTCTGCCTGGAGAGGACTGACGTGTGTCACGAGGCAGAGCCCGTCCGCACCCTTGCAGAGCACTCGTATGCCGTTTCTTCCATGGCCGAGGCCTACAGAAATCAACCTGTCCGTGAACACGACAGTAGTTCCCCTGGTAAGACAGGTAAAGAAAATTGTGAAGCTCTTGCAGCAAAACCGAAAACGTGCCGAAAGCCAAAGACCATCTCCGTACCCCAGGACTGTGACCCAGCTGCAGACAACATGCCACCCCCTCCAGTAACCAGCTTAGAGGTTCGTCAGGAGAGAAGTCCACAGCTGGCTGCCATCCTGCCTTGTTCAAAATCTCCCAGCAATGAAGGAGATACCCGTTTTTCCaaggaagatgaaaataaatcCTCGGAGGTTCCTGGGCCGCCCGCGGCAGAGGTCCCCCCTCTCGTGTACAATTGTAGCTGTTGTTCCAAATCCTTTGACAGTAGCGCCCTGCTCAGTGCCCACATGCAGCTTCACAAGCCAACCCAGGAGCCGCTGGTGTGCAAGGACTGCAACAAGCAGTTCAGCACTCTGAACAGGCTCGACCGGCACGAGCAGATCTGTATGCGCTCCAGCCACATGCCGATTCCTGGAGGAAACCAGCGCTTTCTGGAAAACTACCCCACCATTGGACAGAATGGAAGTTCATTCACCGGGCCAGAACCTCTGTTGTCTGAAAACAGGATCGGTGAATTTTCCAGTACCGGCGGCACCTTGCCAGAGACGGACCACATGGTTAAATTTGTGAATGGGCAGATGCTCTACAGCTGTGTTGTGTGCAAACGGAGTTATGTGACGTTGTCCAGCCTCCGAAGGCATGCAAACGTTCACTCATGGAGAAGAACCTATCCCTGCCATTACTGCAACAAAGTGTTTGCGTTGGCCGAGTACAGGACAAGACATGAAATTTGGCACACGGGAGAAAGGCGCTATCAGTGCATTTTCTGCCTCGAAACTTTCATGACCTACTATATTCTCAAGAACCACCAGAAGTCTTTCCATGCCATAGATCATAGACTTTCCATCAGTAAAAAAACAGCCAATGGAGGCCTGAAGCCTAGTGTCTATCCATATAAACTTTACAGGCTACTGCCCATGAAATGCAAGAGGGCTCCTTACAAAAGCTACCGAAATTCTTCCTATGAAACTGCCCGAGAAAACAGTCAAATTAATGAGTCTGCTTCTGGCCCCTATGTTATTCAGAATCCACACGGCTCTGAGTTACCAACACTGAATTTCCAGGACCGCGTCAACACCCTGACCAACAGTCCAGCCATCCCCTTGGAAACGTCTGTATGTCAGGAGGTACCCACCTCTGCCAACATACAGAACACAGAGGGGACCAAATGGGGAGAGGAATCGCTGAAAGTCGACCTCGATAGTAACTTTTATTCTGCCGAGGTGTCCGTCTCTTCTGCTGAGAACGCTGGCAGCTCTCACGCCCCAGCAGGGGACGTACCTGTCCCATCTTTGAGTAACAGCAGCGAGAACGCAGCCTCTGTGATCAGCTACGGTGGCTCAGCACCCTCAGTCATCGTGCACAGTAGCCAGTTCTCGTCGGTGATAATGCACAGCAACGCTGTGGCCGCCATGCCCAGCAGCAACCCCCGCGTCCCCTCTGAGCCGCCTGTCAGCCAGCCCCTGAAAGACGACGGCAAACCTGAGCCCGACAAAGTGAGTAGAACGGTCAGCCGACCCAAGAGcatcaaggagaaaaagaaaaccgtGCCTGGTAACAAGGCAGAAGTAGCAGAGGAGTCCAAGTATGGGGCTGATCCTGGAGGGTCGGTGAGCAAAACTGCAAATACGAAGGAAACCAGTAAAATTGAAACCTACATTGCCAAGCCCGCTCTGCCCGGAACCTCCACAAACAGCAACGTCGCGCCCCTTTGCCAGATCACAGTGAAGATCGGAAACGAGGCCATCGTGAAAAGGCACATCCTCGGATCCAAGCTGTTCtacaaaagaggaagaagaccCAAGTACCAGATGGAGGAGGAGGCGTTGCCGCCAGAGAGTGACCCAGAAACCAACAGAGACAGCCCCCTCGGGCTCTGCCAGTCCGAGTGTATGGAGATGAACGAGATGTTTGACGACGCCAGTGACCAGGATTCCACTGACAAGCCCTGGCGTCCTTACTACAACTACAAACCCAAGAAGAAATCCAGACAGCTGAGGAAGATGAGGAAGGTCAACTGGAAGAAAGAACACGAAAACAGGAGCCCAAGTGCTAAATGCAGATACCCGGCAGAACTGGACTGTGCCGTGGGGAAGGCTCCTCAGGAGAAGGCCTTTGAGGAGGAAGAAACCAAGGAGATGCCCAAGTTGCAGTGTGAGCTCTGTGATGGGGACAAAGCCTCGGGGGCCGGGAACCAAGGGAGGCCCCACCGGCACCTCACTGCTCGGCCTTACGCCTGCGAGTTCTGCGCCAAGCAGTTCCAGAGCCCGTCCACCCTCAAGATGCACATGAGGTGTCACACCGGAGAGAAGCCGTACCAGTGCAAGACGTGCGGGCGGTGCTTCTCGGTGCAGGGCAACTTGCAGAAACATGAGCGCATCCACCTGGGCGTGAAGGAGTTCATCTGTCAGTACTGCAACAAGGCATTCACGCTCAACGAGACCCTCAAGATCCACGAAAGGATCCACACGGGCGAGAAGCGCTACCACTGTCAGTTCTGCTTCCAGAGCTTTTTGTACCTTTCCACAAAAAGGAATCATGAGCAGAGGCACATTTGGGAGCATGATGGGAAGGGCTACGCCTGCTTCCAGTGCCCCAAAATTTGCAAAACAGCTGCTGCCCTTGGAATGCACCAGAAGAAACACTTGTTCAAAAGTCCAAGTCAGCGGGAGAAAGTGGAAGGTGACATGTGTCAGGAGAACTCAGACCCCCTGGAGAACCCACATGTCCATGACTCAGAAGATAGTGACCAAAAGGATAACGTACAAACCATTGTTGAAAATGTCCTTTGA